Sequence from the Leptolyngbya boryana PCC 6306 genome:
TGAACCTGCATTAAGCGGGGTGTTCAACGGCGATCGCGTTAAGTCGTTAATCGCTTTTGGCGTAAATCTGAAGCTACGATCCACCGCCAACATTTAGCGTTAGATCTCATCTCTGCTGGTGGTGGATCATTTTCTTTGATTGCTTGGTCGCTCTAGCGGAAGGCGAATTTCAGACGGAAAATGACTCAACGCTGTAAAATCTTTGCCAGAAACCAGAGGATCGGTAGATAATTGGGCACAACAGCCATGATTTAATGGCACATTCCCTCGACGAAGTATGGCGATTATGGCGCGGCAAATTGTGAATAACCAATGGCTTCGACAGTTGCGACATGAAGCGAACTGGACACAAGAGCAACTTGCCGTTCGCATCGGGGTGGCATCATCAACGCTGCGATCGTG
This genomic interval carries:
- a CDS encoding helix-turn-helix transcriptional regulator; protein product: MAIMARQIVNNQWLRQLRHEANWTQEQLAVRIGVASSTLRSWEQGKVKVAMTLEQWEELAIAVNVSLSDLHSRIRKLHQKTAE